One segment of Thermosulfurimonas sp. F29 DNA contains the following:
- the hemC gene encoding hydroxymethylbilane synthase: MKRVLRIGTRGSKLALAQTGWVAENIRRRFPGIEIETVIIKTKGDKILDVPLAKIGGKGLFVKEIEEALLREEIDLAVHSLKDVPSELPEGLEIAVIPSREDPRDVFIGLTARSLEELPRGARVGTSSLRRKAQLRRLRPDLEVLPLRGNVDTRLRKLREGQYEAILLAEAGLKRLGLAVERTPLSPEVMLPAVGQGVLALEIRSGDAETRSLVSFLHDEGTALCARAERAFLRRLEGGCQVPLAAHAVLKGNELLVEGFIADPEGERFYREGVRGSPREAEELGTILAERLLARGGQAILEELLT; this comes from the coding sequence CCAGGGGAAGCAAGCTGGCCCTGGCGCAGACGGGCTGGGTGGCCGAAAACATTCGTAGGCGTTTTCCCGGGATAGAGATCGAAACCGTCATCATTAAAACCAAGGGAGACAAGATTCTCGATGTGCCTCTGGCCAAGATAGGAGGCAAGGGGCTTTTCGTAAAAGAGATCGAGGAGGCCCTTCTCAGGGAGGAAATCGACCTGGCGGTGCACAGCCTGAAGGATGTGCCCTCGGAACTTCCGGAGGGCCTTGAAATAGCGGTCATCCCTTCCCGGGAGGATCCCCGGGATGTGTTTATCGGGCTGACGGCCCGGTCCCTGGAGGAGCTGCCTCGGGGGGCCCGCGTGGGCACGAGCAGTCTTCGCCGGAAGGCCCAGCTCAGGCGGTTGCGTCCCGATCTGGAAGTCCTGCCCCTCCGGGGCAATGTGGACACGCGCCTGCGGAAGTTGAGGGAGGGGCAGTACGAGGCCATTCTACTGGCCGAGGCCGGGCTTAAACGGCTGGGGCTTGCCGTAGAGAGGACCCCTCTTTCCCCGGAGGTCATGCTTCCGGCCGTGGGGCAGGGGGTGCTGGCCCTGGAAATCCGTTCCGGGGACGCGGAGACCAGGTCTCTCGTATCCTTCCTGCACGACGAGGGCACGGCCCTTTGTGCCAGGGCGGAAAGGGCCTTTCTCCGGCGGCTCGAGGGGGGGTGTCAGGTGCCCCTTGCCGCCCACGCGGTCCTTAAGGGAAACGAACTCCTGGTGGAAGGCTTCATCGCCGACCCGGAGGGGGAACGGTTTTACCGGGAGGGGGTCCGTGGCTCCCCGCGGGAGGCCGAGGAGCTGGGGACCATCCTGGCCGAACGCCTTTTAGCCCGGGGGGGGCAGGCCATTCTGGAGGAGCTCCTCACATGA